In the genome of Cryptomeria japonica chromosome 8, Sugi_1.0, whole genome shotgun sequence, one region contains:
- the LOC131055430 gene encoding heavy metal-associated isoprenylated plant protein 29-like: protein MTALQIVEMQVNMDCGGCERKIRKAISQLRGVDSVEIDMAMQKVTVTGYIDRKKVIKAVRGCGKKAEVWPYPYNSEYISYTDRYYERPTFDSSYNYRKHGYNGSSHGYYQNPPYPTLVDDQVTDLFSDENPHACSIM from the exons ATGACG GCATTACAGATTGTGGAGATGCAAGTAAATATGGATTGCGGTGGCTGCGAAAGAAAAATTCGCAAGGCTATCTCTCAACTCCGAG GGGTAGACAGCGTGGAGATCGACATGGCAATGCAGAAAGTTACAGTGACTGGTTATATCGATCGTAAAAAGGTTATAAAGGCTGTGAGAGGATGTGGGAAAAAGGCAGAGGTGTGGCCTTATCCTTATAATTCCGAGTATATTTCTTATACTGATCGTTATTATGAAAGACCAACGTTTGATTCGAGTTATAATTACCGTAAGCATGGATACAATGGTAGCAGCCATGGGTATTATCAAAATCCTCCCTATCCTACACTTGTAGACGATCAAGTGACAGATTTATTCAGCGATGAAAACCCGCATGCCTGCAGCATAATGTAA